In Myxosarcina sp. GI1, one genomic interval encodes:
- the pssD gene encoding PssD/Cps14F family polysaccharide biosynthesis glycosyltransferase, producing MKILLISSTGGHFQAIQKLSYFWRKHDCCWVTFRTDSTELILKDKKVYWAYSPTNRNVPNLIRNFILAWQVIWQERPQLVLTTGAGVSVPFIILAKLAGTKTVFVESFTRVKELSLSARLVLPFLDVVYVQWEQLTTKYSKAKLIRI from the coding sequence ATGAAAATTTTACTTATTAGTTCTACAGGCGGTCACTTTCAAGCAATACAAAAATTATCTTATTTCTGGAGAAAACACGATTGTTGCTGGGTAACTTTCCGCACGGATTCTACCGAACTAATTTTAAAAGATAAAAAAGTCTATTGGGCTTATAGTCCTACCAATCGCAATGTACCTAATTTAATACGCAATTTTATCCTAGCCTGGCAAGTTATTTGGCAAGAACGTCCTCAGTTAGTTTTAACTACTGGTGCTGGTGTGTCTGTTCCTTTCATCATTTTGGCAAAGTTAGCTGGCACTAAAACGGTTTTTGTCGAATCTTTTACTAGAGTTAAAGAACTTAGTTTATCGGCTAGATTAGTTCTACCGTTTCTCGATGTAGTTTATGTGCAGTGGGAACAATTAACAACTAAATATTCTAAAGCCAAATTAATTCGTATTTAG
- a CDS encoding PleD family two-component system response regulator: MSNNNTNALNQLILIVDDDASIRMTAAGILDLQGYSVLEADSAEACLSICQQQKPDLILLDAVMPGMDGFACALKLKSIFGIYCPPIFMMTALSDRDSLYRSFDVGITDYLVKPLDWASLPQKIKKLTLNHSKSNQLKEQFAEINSLKEKLDDTVHCHLNKTQGKMQKTLSLSLPRI, encoded by the coding sequence ATGTCCAATAACAACACTAACGCTTTAAACCAACTAATTCTTATTGTTGATGATGATGCTAGCATCCGTATGACTGCTGCTGGAATTTTGGATCTTCAAGGTTATTCTGTTTTAGAAGCCGATAGTGCAGAAGCCTGTTTGAGTATTTGTCAGCAACAAAAACCCGATTTAATTTTACTCGATGCTGTAATGCCTGGTATGGATGGTTTTGCTTGCGCGCTCAAACTTAAAAGTATTTTTGGTATCTATTGTCCGCCAATTTTTATGATGACCGCTCTAAGCGATCGCGATTCTCTCTATCGTAGTTTTGATGTAGGAATTACTGACTATTTAGTCAAACCTTTAGACTGGGCTAGTTTACCTCAAAAGATCAAAAAACTTACTCTCAATCACTCCAAAAGCAATCAACTAAAAGAACAATTTGCAGAAATTAACTCCCTCAAAGAAAAATTGGATGATACAGTCCACTGTCATCTCAACAAAACTCAAGGCAAAATGCAAAAAACATTAAGTTTAAGCCTTCCTAGAATCTAA